Proteins encoded in a region of the Haloarchaeobius salinus genome:
- a CDS encoding universal stress protein, with the protein MTLLVPFDGSALSATALERATEFATFRGEQLVVLTVVPDDSEYARERGWLDPEDTFDVGVIERKLRQRVRDLAPEAEFRCELIENVEPVASETTDVARRVREVAAEVDASVVFVGSENAGRVTNPLSSVGSPVADTPQYDVYIARRRDE; encoded by the coding sequence ATGACCCTTCTCGTCCCGTTCGATGGCTCCGCGCTCTCGGCCACCGCACTCGAGCGCGCAACCGAGTTCGCGACCTTCCGTGGCGAACAGCTGGTCGTCCTCACCGTCGTCCCCGACGATTCCGAGTACGCACGCGAGCGCGGCTGGCTCGACCCCGAGGACACCTTCGACGTGGGCGTCATCGAGCGCAAGCTCCGCCAGCGTGTGCGCGACCTCGCGCCCGAGGCCGAGTTCCGCTGCGAGCTCATCGAGAACGTCGAACCCGTCGCAAGCGAGACGACCGACGTGGCCCGCCGGGTGCGCGAGGTCGCCGCCGAGGTCGACGCCAGCGTCGTCTTCGTCGGCAGCGAGAACGCCGGGCGCGTGACGAATCCCCTGAGCAGCGTCGGCTCGCCCGTCGCCGACACCCCGCAGTACGACGTGTACATCGCCCGCCGCCGAGACGAGTGA
- a CDS encoding RAD55 family ATPase: MERLPTGISRLDSMIGGGAPPGSVVLLAGEVGAGAREFVYTSVAMNGLKESDQELFDLYYGNAHDDARFPEEVHYISFTADSNALLEEMRYVMDDELVDAGTEHVEFADLSSQYFQLSQVPREWYSNATPDIGSLGDRDRRGTLNAVGEYLNEHGAGNLVVIDSVTDLLSAAEEQMDWNQITLLMKGLKKASYRWGGLVLLLVNTEALSDQHLGRLMDATDGTLLFEWESGGSERARTLVVKQFRGVLSRLEDEDIIQFETEIHDGGFDISDVRKIR, encoded by the coding sequence ATGGAACGGTTGCCGACGGGGATCTCCCGGCTGGACTCGATGATCGGCGGTGGCGCGCCACCTGGGAGCGTCGTGTTGCTCGCGGGCGAGGTGGGTGCCGGTGCGCGGGAGTTCGTCTACACGAGCGTCGCGATGAACGGACTGAAGGAGTCGGACCAGGAGCTGTTCGATTTGTACTACGGGAACGCACACGACGACGCGCGATTCCCGGAGGAGGTGCACTACATCTCCTTTACGGCCGACAGCAACGCACTGCTGGAGGAGATGCGCTACGTGATGGACGACGAGCTGGTCGACGCCGGGACGGAGCACGTCGAGTTCGCCGACCTGTCGAGCCAGTACTTCCAGCTGTCGCAGGTGCCCCGCGAGTGGTACTCGAACGCGACGCCGGACATCGGCTCGCTGGGCGACCGGGACCGCCGGGGGACGCTCAACGCCGTCGGGGAGTACCTGAACGAGCACGGGGCGGGCAACCTCGTCGTGATCGACTCGGTGACGGACCTGCTGAGTGCGGCCGAGGAGCAGATGGACTGGAACCAGATCACCCTGCTGATGAAGGGGTTGAAGAAGGCCTCGTACCGGTGGGGCGGGCTGGTACTCCTGCTGGTGAACACGGAGGCGCTGTCGGACCAGCACCTCGGGCGACTGATGGACGCGACGGACGGGACGCTGCTGTTCGAGTGGGAGTCCGGTGGCTCCGAGCGGGCACGCACCCTCGTCGTCAAGCAGTTCCGGGGGGTGCTCTCGCGACTGGAGGACGAGGACATCATCCAGTTCGAGACGGAGATTCACGACGGTGGGTTCGACATCAGCGACGTGCGCAAAATCCGTTGA
- a CDS encoding Nif3-like dinuclear metal center hexameric protein: MRLTEFCGRLDDELRTADFADLDASANGLQVGPERGAVERVAFCTDGVKQTFERAADWGADALVVHHGISWGGIERITGRTYGRVAPLVEHDVALYVSHLPLDSHPELGNAAGLADLLGLEAREPFGEVGPEHVGQRGRTSDTFTVDELRETLAGELSTGGQPVRTIDFGPDEIGDVAIATGDGSDYVPEAGAKGVDALVMGEGKQKTYHEAREAGLNVFLAGHYATETFGVRNLQDWVETWDAEIETAFFDVPTGL, translated from the coding sequence ATGCGACTCACCGAGTTCTGCGGGCGACTCGACGACGAGCTCAGGACGGCGGACTTCGCCGACCTCGACGCCAGCGCGAACGGGCTCCAGGTCGGGCCCGAACGGGGAGCCGTCGAGCGCGTCGCCTTCTGCACGGATGGCGTGAAACAGACGTTCGAGCGGGCGGCCGACTGGGGAGCGGACGCGCTCGTCGTCCACCACGGCATCTCCTGGGGCGGCATCGAGCGCATCACCGGGCGGACGTACGGCCGCGTCGCACCGCTCGTCGAGCACGACGTGGCGCTGTACGTCTCGCACCTGCCGCTCGACTCCCATCCGGAGCTCGGCAACGCCGCCGGACTCGCGGATCTGCTCGGCCTCGAAGCGCGCGAGCCCTTCGGCGAGGTCGGCCCGGAGCACGTCGGCCAGCGGGGCCGCACCAGCGACACGTTCACCGTCGACGAGCTGCGCGAGACGCTCGCCGGCGAGCTCTCGACCGGCGGCCAGCCCGTCCGGACCATCGACTTCGGCCCGGACGAGATCGGCGACGTGGCCATCGCCACCGGCGACGGCTCCGACTACGTCCCCGAGGCCGGCGCGAAGGGCGTCGACGCACTCGTGATGGGCGAGGGGAAGCAGAAGACCTACCACGAGGCCCGCGAGGCCGGGCTGAACGTCTTCCTCGCCGGCCACTACGCCACGGAGACCTTCGGCGTCCGGAACCTGCAGGACTGGGTCGAGACGTGGGACGCGGAGATCGAAACGGCGTTCTTCGACGTGCCGACCGGACTCTGA